The window CAATAAGACATGTTTCATATTCTAAAATTCAACCTTATCAGTCAAATCCATGCCAATTAAGTGGAATCTTGAACTTATAGCAGAATGGTTCAGGTTGCACCCTTGTCAACTCAAAGCTGGGATCAGTACCCTACAGGCTATAAAGAAGCTAAGACTAATTCTGTGATGGTACTGAAGCTAAGCTGCATAACCAATGACTGTACCAAAATAGCATTTGAAATCTTGAAAAAACAACTATCCTTCCTTTCACAAGACATAAAGGTGAAAATACATGGTAATGCCTAATTCTTCTTTTGCAcacaatatttttttatattgctCCAATTCTCAAAAAATGTTATTATACACGTGtcacattttttcaaaaatacaagttttatcccaaaaagggttAATGAAGTTTAGTAGTAACTTATAAACCATGACTATTTAATGACACAACAATGATTGATCATTCAACTTAATTAATAAAATGAAACCGAGTTAAATTACATTAAAattattagttatttttcaaCAAGAAATGTTGCCATCAGTACCTCTGAATCCTAAAAATTATGTGATAACGAATCAACATCTAGATCCACACTCGCAATGGCAGAGCCACAGTCAATCAAGGGATGTCACGCCGGAAAATTACATGGTATTGCTAGATAAAAATTtatgttttatatatatttagtatATGTTGACTCCTTTTAATTTTTCGatgtatttaattttttatgttttgacaCCACTTAATAAAAATTCTGGCTCTGTCACTGCACACCCGTGTCGGATAGCCGCATCTGTATCCGAGCAACATAGGTACTTTCATATTGATAAGTCACTAGATACTCTTCTAGCTAGTTGCCTACTTATAAAATACTGGACTATGATCATTTTCCACAAGCTGTGGAATCAAAACATGGTGCAAAGTCTCAAGGGAATGGAGAAGGGAGGATCTTTTATAAGGGATGAAAATGAGCCAAGAGACACTTACAAAATTGCATATATAATCCATTTCTTGCTAGGTGCAGGCAATTTGTTGCCTTGGAATGCCTTAATAACTGCTGTTGATTATTTTGGCTATCTTTATCCAACCAAACATGTTGAAAAGGTTTTCTCTGTTGCATACATGACTTCCTCTGTCTTGATTCTTGTTTTGATGTTGAGTTGGACCAAATGGAACCAAACAATGAGCCTAAGATTGAGATTGAATCTTGGGTTTTCAATGTTTGTTCTTTCTTTAATAGTAACTCCAATTATAGAGTGGACTAATTCGCACCGAAATGGTATAAATGTGGAATCAAATGCAGCTTATTTTGTGGTTGTTGCATCAGTTGTTATATGTGGTTTAGCTGATGGTTTAATTGGAGGAAGCTTAATTGGCTCGGCTGGTAAGTTACCAAAACAATACATGCAGGCAATTTTTGCTggaactgcttcttcaggtaaaGTCCTGTGAAATTCCTTACAAAATTGGACATCTTAGCCAAATTTGAATTTGACATTTTCTTTTGGAAAAAGGGTCTACTTTACGAAATATCTTGAACTTATCTTATGTTATACTTTGAAGTCATTCATATTATTGTCACTAGCAAATCATCTTGTATTTTCGTTTGATCCTAACAGAGCTCCAACCTGAAGTATAACAGAGGGTAACTTGAAAGTATAGTCAAAAGAAGCTAAGAGGGATAAATTTGAACTTTTCCCCCCGAAGTATTTTGACATGTGGAATCCACCCGTCTATGTTGAAGCCTAGGAAATATATTAGACAGTTTACAAATATCATAGCTCAAGCTTAAAACTTCAACTTGCCTTTTCTTCTAGGAAAATGGTCAAATTAAGAAATATCTTGGGTTTCTTCTCTATTATACTTTGAATCCATTCATATTCTTGCCATTAGTAAATTGTCTCGCATTTGTACTTGACCCTAGCAGAGCTTCAACCTGAAGTAAAATGGAGGGTATTTGGACCTTTTAGTATTTTTGACATGTGGAATCCACCCAATCCATGCTGGAGGCCCGATctagaaaatatataaaacaatTTTCTAGTAGCAAAGATATGAATGACCCCAAACTATAGCAGATAATAAAATTAAGATATTTCGTATATTAGAGAAGTAAATTttggacctttttccttttcttttcgtATCTTGAACTTGATTAGTTTGCTTaatcaatgttttttttattCAAATGCCAACAGGTGTTTTAATTTCCATATTAAGGATTATAACAAAGGTGTCACTCCCACATACTCCACAAGGTCTCAAGACAAGTGCTCATTTGTATTTCATAACCAGCACAACAATTTTGATAGGTTGCATTATCTGCTGCAACATGTTATATAAACTGCCAGTAATGCAGCAACATTACGCACTTGTTCAAGATAATTGCTTACCATGCTCAAGACATAAATTCCAGGATATGGCAAGAACTATAAGATGGCCAGCATTTGGTATTTTCGCGATTTATACGGTTACTTTGTCCATTTTTCCAGGGTTCTTGGCAGAAAATCTTGAATCAAAGTTGCTCAAAGATTGGTATCCCATTTTGCTGATTACAGTTTACAACCTG is drawn from Nicotiana tabacum cultivar K326 chromosome 9, ASM71507v2, whole genome shotgun sequence and contains these coding sequences:
- the LOC107807706 gene encoding equilibrative nucleotide transporter 8-like yields the protein MIIFHKLWNQNMVQSLKGMEKGGSFIRDENEPRDTYKIAYIIHFLLGAGNLLPWNALITAVDYFGYLYPTKHVEKVFSVAYMTSSVLILVLMLSWTKWNQTMSLRLRLNLGFSMFVLSLIVTPIIEWTNSHRNGINVESNAAYFVVVASVVICGLADGLIGGSLIGSAGKLPKQYMQAIFAGTASSGVLISILRIITKVSLPHTPQGLKTSAHLYFITSTTILIGCIICCNMLYKLPVMQQHYALVQDNCLPCSRHKFQDMARTIRWPAFGIFAIYTVTLSIFPGFLAENLESKLLKDWYPILLITVYNLSDFAGKSFTAVYVLKSIGKATWFCIARLIFYPLFTACLHGPKSLKNEVPIIFLTTMLGLTNGYLTSVIMILAPKSVPTSEAEIAAIVMAVSLGMGLMAGSVLGWFWII